The window CCAGATGATGACAAATGAATTAATCAACCCCTAAGGAACCGGATCGTGCCCATGTTTGCCCCAGGGATGACAGCGGCCAATGCGCTTAAGCGCCATCCAGCCACCTTTAAAGGGCCCGTACTTTTTAATGGCTTCTATTCCGTACTGCGAACAGGTTGGTGTAAACCTGCAATTTGCACCTAGCATAGGCGAAACGGCATACTGGTATACTTTTATCAAGCCTAAAAAGAACCAACCAAACAGTTTATTGATGAACTTCATCGGGCTGAATTAAGTTTTGGAATCGCTTAAATGTAGCTATGAGTTTTTTCTCGATAAAGGCAAATTCGTATTTACTTTTCCCTACAAATTGAATAGAAAACAACAG is drawn from Pedobacter sp. HDW13 and contains these coding sequences:
- the yidD gene encoding membrane protein insertion efficiency factor YidD produces the protein MKFINKLFGWFFLGLIKVYQYAVSPMLGANCRFTPTCSQYGIEAIKKYGPFKGGWMALKRIGRCHPWGKHGHDPVP